One region of Pogona vitticeps strain Pit_001003342236 chromosome 1, PviZW2.1, whole genome shotgun sequence genomic DNA includes:
- the CNOT9 gene encoding CCR4-NOT transcription complex subunit 9 isoform X2, translating to MHSLATAAPVPTALAQVDREKIYQWINELSSPETRENALLELSKKRESVPDLAPMLWHSFGTIAALLQEIVNIYPSINPPTLTAHQSNRVCNALALLQCVASHPETRSAFLAAHIPLFLYPFLHTVSKTRPFEYLRLTSLGVIGALVKTDEQEVINFLLTTEIIPLCLRIMESGSELSKTVATFILQKILLDDTGLAYICQTYERFSHVAMILGKMVLQLSKEPSARLLKHVVRCYLRLSDNPRAREALRQCLPDQLKDTTFAQVLKDDTTTKRWLAQLVKNLQEGQVTDPRGIPLPPQ from the exons ATGCACAGTTTGGCAACGGCTGCG CCTGTGCCAACGGCACTGGCTCAGGTTGATCGAGAGAAGATTTATCAGTGGATCAATGAGCTTTCCAGCCCTGAGACTCGTGAAAATGCATTGTTGGAGCTGAGTAAAAAGCGAGAGTCTGTTCCTGATCTTGCCCCAATGTTATGGCACTCCTTTGGCACAATTGCAGCTCTCTTGCAG GAAATTGTAAATATCTACCCATCTATAAATCCACCAACTTTGACAGCTCATCAGTCCAATAGAGTCTGTAATGCTTTGGCACTTCTACAGTGTGTTGCATCACATCCAGAAACCAG GTCAGCCTTCCTTGCTGCTCACATCCCTCTCTTCTTGTATCCCTTCTTGCATACTGTCAGCAAGACTCGTCCCTTTGAGTATCTGCGACTTACAAGTCTTGGAGTAATAG GGGCCCTGGTCAAGACAGATGAGCAAGAAGTAATCAATTTCTTGCTGACAACAGAAATTATTCCTTTATGCTTACGCATCATGGAGTCTGGCAGTGAACTTTCCAAAACG GTTGCTACTTTTATTCTACAGAAGATCCTGTTGGATGATACGGGGCTGGCTTACATATGTCAGACTTATGAACGATTTTCCCACGTTGCAATGATATTG GGTAAAATGGTCCTGCAACTTTCCAAGGAGCCTTCTGCCAGGTTGCTGAAACATGTGGTCCGTTGTTACCTTCGCCTTTCTGATAATCCAAG GGCACGGGAAGCCCTCAGGCAGTGCCTTCCTGACCAGCTGAAAGACACCACCTTTGCCCAGGTCCTGAAAGATGACACCACCACCAAGCGTTGGCTGGCCCAGCTGGTCAAGAATCTGCAGGAAGGCCAGGTCACCGACCCGAGGGGCATCCCTCTTCCTCCACAGTGA
- the CNOT9 gene encoding CCR4-NOT transcription complex subunit 9 isoform X1, with the protein MHSLATAAPVPTALAQVDREKIYQWINELSSPETRENALLELSKKRESVPDLAPMLWHSFGTIAALLQEIVNIYPSINPPTLTAHQSNRVCNALALLQCVASHPETRSAFLAAHIPLFLYPFLHTVSKTRPFEYLRLTSLGVIGALVKTDEQEVINFLLTTEIIPLCLRIMESGSELSKTVATFILQKILLDDTGLAYICQTYERFSHVAMILGKMVLQLSKEPSARLLKHVVRCYLRLSDNPRCRAREALRQCLPDQLKDTTFAQVLKDDTTTKRWLAQLVKNLQEGQVTDPRGIPLPPQ; encoded by the exons ATGCACAGTTTGGCAACGGCTGCG CCTGTGCCAACGGCACTGGCTCAGGTTGATCGAGAGAAGATTTATCAGTGGATCAATGAGCTTTCCAGCCCTGAGACTCGTGAAAATGCATTGTTGGAGCTGAGTAAAAAGCGAGAGTCTGTTCCTGATCTTGCCCCAATGTTATGGCACTCCTTTGGCACAATTGCAGCTCTCTTGCAG GAAATTGTAAATATCTACCCATCTATAAATCCACCAACTTTGACAGCTCATCAGTCCAATAGAGTCTGTAATGCTTTGGCACTTCTACAGTGTGTTGCATCACATCCAGAAACCAG GTCAGCCTTCCTTGCTGCTCACATCCCTCTCTTCTTGTATCCCTTCTTGCATACTGTCAGCAAGACTCGTCCCTTTGAGTATCTGCGACTTACAAGTCTTGGAGTAATAG GGGCCCTGGTCAAGACAGATGAGCAAGAAGTAATCAATTTCTTGCTGACAACAGAAATTATTCCTTTATGCTTACGCATCATGGAGTCTGGCAGTGAACTTTCCAAAACG GTTGCTACTTTTATTCTACAGAAGATCCTGTTGGATGATACGGGGCTGGCTTACATATGTCAGACTTATGAACGATTTTCCCACGTTGCAATGATATTG GGTAAAATGGTCCTGCAACTTTCCAAGGAGCCTTCTGCCAGGTTGCTGAAACATGTGGTCCGTTGTTACCTTCGCCTTTCTGATAATCCAA GATGTAGGGCACGGGAAGCCCTCAGGCAGTGCCTTCCTGACCAGCTGAAAGACACCACCTTTGCCCAGGTCCTGAAAGATGACACCACCACCAAGCGTTGGCTGGCCCAGCTGGTCAAGAATCTGCAGGAAGGCCAGGTCACCGACCCGAGGGGCATCCCTCTTCCTCCACAGTGA